CAGATGATCACGGGGGCACGGCGCGCGGCTGCCGCCAAAGCTCAACGCTATTGCATCGTCATCAGCGGACGTAGCCCCCTTGATCGCGACATTGCCGAGATTGCCTCGGCCGTCCGGTCCATCAAGCAGGAAGTCCCGATTCAGATCTGCTGCTCATTGGGTTTGCTCAGCGAGCACCAGGCCAAAGACCTCAAAGCCGCAGGGGTCGACCGCATCAATCACAACCTGAACACCAGCGAGGCCTACCACCCCGAGATTTGCACCACGCATACCTTTCAGGACCGGTTGGCCACGATTCGACACGCTCGGACCGCCGGCCTCGAAATCTGCTCCGGCGGCATTGTCGGCATGGGCGAAAGCGACGAGGATCTGATTGATCTGGCCCTGGCACTTCGGGACGTCAAGCCCGATTCGATTCCGATCAACACCCTCCATCCCGCAAGCGGCACGCCGATGGAACATGCTGCGCCGCTCACCCCCCAACGCTGCCTGAAGGCGCTCTGCCTGTTCCGCTTTCTCCACCCCCGTACGGAGATTCGGATCGCTGGCGGTCGGGAACACAACCTTCGAAGTCTGCAGCCGCTCGCCCTCTATCCGGCGGATTCGGTCTTCGTGAACGGCTACCTAACGACGCCCGGCCAACCGGCAGCAGAAGTGTGGCGCATGATCGAAGACTTGGGATTCGAGATCCAGGTGGATGCGCTGCCTCTGACGCAGGACGCCGCTCCAGCCGGTGAGCCGGCCGTCGGGCGTCACTCATAGCGCAGCCCCTCCACCAACGGTTGCCTGGCGGCCCAACTGGCCGGCCACAATCCGGCAAGGAGTGAGGCGAGGAGGGTGAGGAGGGAAACTTCCACCAGCAGCCCCAAGGGCCATGCCATCTGGATCGTCCAGCCGAAGGACTGCCGGTTGATGACCCTGATCAAAATCAGCGCAAGGGCAAGCCCTCCGATGAGTCCCATAGCCGTTCCCAGCAACCCCAAATAACCGGCCTCCCACAGAATTAACGCCGTCACCTGCCCCCGGCTGCTTCCCAAGGCTTGCAATGTCGCCAATTCACGGCGCCGCTCGACCACGGATGTCACGAGCGTATTGATGATGCCCAGCATGGCAATGATGATGGCAATCGCCTCCAAGACATAGGTCAAGGTGAACGTCCGGTCGAAAATGCGAAGAATCTCCCGGCGCAATTCCGCATTGCTCAGGACCGTCGGCATCAGGCTTCCGCCGGCCTCCCGTGCGAAGATCTCCACAATGGCTGAGCGGGCCTGGTCCAGGTCCATCCCCGCGCGTACATAGACAGGAAACACGGTCACGCCGTCGTCTTTCCACCATTGCTGATAGAGGGTTCGGTCGATGACGAGTTTGCCTCCGTCGGTCGCGTAATCGTAAAAGACCCCCAGGACCGGTAGCGACCGCTCTCCTGTCGGCGTAGCAATGGACACCCGGCTCCCTTCGGCGAGTTGCAGACGATTGGCCAACACCTCCGAGAGAATCACGCCCTCCCCGGCTGCAGCACGCGTCAGAATACGCTCGGAATCACCTTCAAGAAAGAGATACCGGCTTCGGGCCGCGTGGAGCGCCAGATCCCTGGACACCAACGCGATTGGTCGTCCCTGTACCTCAATCCGCACATCACGGTAAGCATCGACCGCCGACACCGCTCGTGAACCGGATAACTGCTCCCGCCACAGCCCCGGAAGCACGGTCGGCGACGCCCCATGACGGGCGACATTCGGCCACCCGGCAGGCGCTACGATAAAATCCGCCATCACGGTCTGATCAATCCAGATTTCTACGGTTTCTCGGAAGCTCCTGATCATCACCATCACACCGACCATGATGGCAACACCGACCAGAAAGGCCGACACAGTCACCGCGTTCCGCCCCATTCCCCTGGTGGTCTGCTCACGGGCGATGTGGCGCACAGCCCCACCCAGGGAGGGCGCCGGGGACATCAGGCTCAATTCTCGCGTGCGACAGACCACGTGCATCAACTTCGGCACGAGGCACGACAACCCCGCGAGAAGACAACACGTCGCCACATACCCAAAGACGGGCATTCCGGCAACCGGTCCGGCGAACACACAGCCCAGCGCGACCAGCAAGAGCAACACTCCTGTCACAGCAAGTGAGCCTGCGCGAACGCGCTGGGCGACATCGTACTCTCCCGGCGCCAATGCTGCGACGATCACCGTCCTCCCAGCGTCCAGGCTCGGACCCAACGCCCCCAGGACAGAGACGACGCTTCCGATGAAGACAGCCTCGAACAACATCCGACCGGAGCCAGGTGCGAAACTAATTGCCCTGGTCGTCTCAGCAAGCGGTGTATACAGATCGTGAATGGTCCGTCCCACCATTCCCACAAGCACGTTCCCCAACATCAGCCCGAGCACACCTCCCACCAGCCCCCCGCCCACGCCGAACACACCGGCTTCTGCAAGAAAGAGCCCGATCACCATCGGCTCAGACAGGCCGATGGCGCGCAAAATCCCCACTTCCTTCCGTCGCTGCGCCACCATGAAGGACACCGTGTTGTAGATCAGAAAGATCCCGACCAGCAGGCCGACCATACTCAACACAGACAGGTTCAATTGAAAGGCTCCCACCATCGACTCAACCTGCTGGCTCCGTTGAATCGGGCGGCGAACCGTCACGGCAGGAGGCAGAACCATCTCGATGGCCTTCGCCACCTGCTCGACGGAAACGGACGCCCCGCTCACCACATCGATGCGATCCAATCGCCCGGTGAGGCCGAAGGTCCGCTGCGCAGCAGCAATATCCATTATGGCCCAATGGTCCCAGGGAGAAGGTGCGCCAGGCCTCCGACCCATCACT
The sequence above is drawn from the Nitrospira defluvii genome and encodes:
- the bioB gene encoding biotin synthase BioB gives rise to the protein MTELSRLAEKALRDEPLTHEESLAVLQTPDSRLLELLQAAFTVRERYFGKTVRLQMLLNAKSGACQEDCGYCSQSSVSKAPIERYGLLPQEQMITGARRAAAAKAQRYCIVISGRSPLDRDIAEIASAVRSIKQEVPIQICCSLGLLSEHQAKDLKAAGVDRINHNLNTSEAYHPEICTTHTFQDRLATIRHARTAGLEICSGGIVGMGESDEDLIDLALALRDVKPDSIPINTLHPASGTPMEHAAPLTPQRCLKALCLFRFLHPRTEIRIAGGREHNLRSLQPLALYPADSVFVNGYLTTPGQPAAEVWRMIEDLGFEIQVDALPLTQDAAPAGEPAVGRHS
- a CDS encoding ABC transporter permease; this encodes MSLIPAALLKVYTRLGWTHLSTHPGRTVLTMMGVALGVAATIAVQTANVEVLRSFEESVLTVAGPVTLEVSAGEAGLDERVIRAVREVDGVDSARPVLEVGVTVAAGRRQSFSVLGLDLLDELNRADGRIPAVFETRNRRGEGVAMEGLLRDNGLLVGGALAKDLGVEPGAQVALEANGRAISVSILAVMGRRPGAPSPWDHWAIMDIAAAQRTFGLTGRLDRIDVVSGASVSVEQVAKAIEMVLPPAVTVRRPIQRSQQVESMVGAFQLNLSVLSMVGLLVGIFLIYNTVSFMVAQRRKEVGILRAIGLSEPMVIGLFLAEAGVFGVGGGLVGGVLGLMLGNVLVGMVGRTIHDLYTPLAETTRAISFAPGSGRMLFEAVFIGSVVSVLGALGPSLDAGRTVIVAALAPGEYDVAQRVRAGSLAVTGVLLLLVALGCVFAGPVAGMPVFGYVATCCLLAGLSCLVPKLMHVVCRTRELSLMSPAPSLGGAVRHIAREQTTRGMGRNAVTVSAFLVGVAIMVGVMVMIRSFRETVEIWIDQTVMADFIVAPAGWPNVARHGASPTVLPGLWREQLSGSRAVSAVDAYRDVRIEVQGRPIALVSRDLALHAARSRYLFLEGDSERILTRAAAGEGVILSEVLANRLQLAEGSRVSIATPTGERSLPVLGVFYDYATDGGKLVIDRTLYQQWWKDDGVTVFPVYVRAGMDLDQARSAIVEIFAREAGGSLMPTVLSNAELRREILRIFDRTFTLTYVLEAIAIIIAMLGIINTLVTSVVERRRELATLQALGSSRGQVTALILWEAGYLGLLGTAMGLIGGLALALILIRVINRQSFGWTIQMAWPLGLLVEVSLLTLLASLLAGLWPASWAARQPLVEGLRYE